From one Lolium rigidum isolate FL_2022 chromosome 4, APGP_CSIRO_Lrig_0.1, whole genome shotgun sequence genomic stretch:
- the LOC124650375 gene encoding metal tolerance protein 5-like, producing the protein MAAAEAGAGEGEELLVRSIEEGGGLCVGERSWRLNFDGLRRQEAEQQRPSRSLHDCLGMLAQRPGDVLAEYYNQQLEMLEGFSEMDTLTDRGCLPGLSKEEREKIARSETLAIRLSNIANMVLFAAKVYASLRSGSLAIIASTLDSLLDLLSGFILWFTAFSMQTPNPYRYPIGKRRMQPLGILVFASVMATLGLQIILESTRSLISDGGEFRLTKEQVMWVVDIMLAVTLVKLLLVIYCRSFTNEIVKAYAQDHFFDVITNIIGLVAALLANYFEGWIDPVGAIILAIYTIRTWSMTVLENVHSLVGQSASPEFLQKLTYLCWNHHKAVRHIDTVRAYTFGSHYFVEVDIVLPCDMPLQEAHDIGEALQEKLESLPEIERAFVHLDYEFTHQPEHARSYDT; encoded by the exons atggcggcggcggaggccggagCGGGAGAGGGCGAGGAACTCCTCGTCCGCTCCATCGAGGAAGGGGGCGGGCTGTGCGTGGGTGAGCGGTCCTGGCGGCTCAACTTCGACGGCCTCCgacgccaggaggcggagcagcagaggCCGTCGCGCAGCCTCCATGACTGCCTCGGCATGCTAG CTCAACGCCCTGGAGACGTTCTGGCTGAATACTACAACCAACAATTGGAGATGCTGGAAGGTTTCAGTGAAATGGATACACTCACAGACCGTGGCTGCCTTCCTGGACTATCCAAG GAAGAACGTGAGAAGATTGCTCGTAGTGAAACATTAGCCATCCGATTATCTAACATAGCAAATATGGTTCTTTTTGCTGCAAAAGTGTATGCCTCGCTAAGGAGTGGCTCCCTAGCTATTATTGCTTCAACACTGGATTCTCTACTTGACTTGCTATCCGGGTTTATTTTATGGTTTACTGCGTTCTCAATGCAAACACCAAACCCATACAGGTACCCAATTGGTAAAAGGCGCATGCAACCTTTG GGAATACTTGTTTTTGCTTCTGTTATGGCAACACTCGGTCTTCAAATTATCCTAGAATCCACACGCTCATTGATATCTGAT GGAGGTGAATTCCGCTTGACAAAAGAACAGGTTATGTGGGTTGTTGATATCATGCTTGCGGTGACATTGGTGAAGCTTCTGCtggttatatattgccgctcattCACCAACGAAATTGTGAAGGCATACGCACAGGATCACTTTTTTGATGTTATCACCAACATTATTGGCCTTGTGGCCGCACTTCTTGCTAACTATTTTGAAGGCTGGATTGACCCAGTTGGAGCTATCATC CTAGCGATCTACACGATCAGGACATGGTCTATGACGGTGCTAGAGAACGTCCATTCACTGGTTGGCCAGTCGGCCTCACCGGAGTTTCTCCAGAAGCTCACCTACCTGTGCTGGAACCAtcacaaggctgtgaggcacatcgACACGGTGCGGGCGTACACGTTCGGCTCCCACTACTTCGTGGAGGTGGACATTGTTCTGCCGTGCGACATGCCCCTGCAGGAGGCGCACGACATCGGCGAGGCCCTGCAGGAGAAGCTGGAGAGCCTGCCCGAAATCGAGCGCGCCTTTGTCCACCTCGACTACGAGTTCACCCACCAGCCCGAGCACGCTCGGTCCTACGACACATAA